One genomic segment of Jaculus jaculus isolate mJacJac1 chromosome 2, mJacJac1.mat.Y.cur, whole genome shotgun sequence includes these proteins:
- the Trip6 gene encoding thyroid receptor-interacting protein 6, with protein MSGPTWLPPKQPEPARAPQGRALPRSVLGPPQAHGAAHQPHPRVHFCPLPPEQCYQPPGGPEDRGPAWVGSHGAPQRLQGLPPDRSVLRPGILDAEIDSLTSMLAELDGGRGHAAHRPDRQAYDPPPPPAYRPGSLKPNGASVPPPLLPASPYGGPTPASYATASTPAGPAFPVQVKVAQPVRGCGPPRRGASQASGPLPGPHYPLSGRGEVWGTGYRSHHEPGPGGKEEATGVSGPAGGRGRGGRHGPQVPMSQPPEEELERLTKKMVHDMSHPPSGEYFGRCGGCGEDVVGDGAGVVALDRVFHIGCFVCFTCRAQLRGQHFYAVERRAYCESCYVATLEKCSTCSEPILDRILRAMGKAYHPGCFTCVVCHRGLDGIPFTVDATSQIHCIQDFHRKFAPRCSVCGGAIMPEPGQEETVRIVALDRSFHIGCYKCEECGLLLSSEGECQGCYPLDGHILCKACSAWRIQELSATVTTDC; from the exons ATGTCGGGGCCCACCTGGCTTCCCCCGAAGCAGCCTGAGCCCGCCAGGGCTCCTCAGGGCCGAGCGCTTCCCCGAAGTGTCCTGGGGCCGCCACAGGCCCATGGAGCAG CACACCAGCCCCATCCCAGAGTCCACTTTTGCCCCCTCCCACCTGAGCAGTGTTATCAGCCCCCAGGGGGACCAGAGGACCGAGGACCAGCCTGGGTGGGGTCCCATGGAGCACCCCAGCGTCTGCAG GGCCTCCCGCCGGACAGGAGTGTCCTCCGCCCTGGAATTCTGGATGCTGAGATCGATTCTCTGACCAGCATGCTGGCCGAGCTGGACGGGGGCAGGGGGCATGCTGCACACAGACCAGACCGCCAG GCCTACGACCCCCCTCCACCGCCTGCTTACCGCCCTGGATCGCTGAAGCCCAATGGAGCCAGTGTCCCTCCCCCACTGCTCCCAGCGTCCCCCTATGGGGGGCCCACTCCAGCCTCCTATGCCACAGCCAGCACCCCAGCTGGCCCTGCCTTCCCTGTGCAAGTGAAGGTAGCTCAACCGGTCAGAGGCTGTGGCCCACCCAGGCGGGGGGCCTCTCAGGCCTCCGGGCCTCTCCCAGGCCCCCACTACCCTCTCTCAGGTCGAGGTGAAGTCTGGGGGACTGGCTATAGGAGCCACCACGAGCCAGGGCCAGGGGGTAAGGAGGAGGCTACTGGAGTGTCTGGCcctgcaggaggaagaggaagaggaggcaggcaCGGTCCCCAA GTCCCCATGAGCCAGCCTCcggaggaggagctggagaggctGACCAAAAAGATGGTGCATGACATGAGCCATCCACCCAGCGGGGAGTACTTCG GTCGTTGTGGTGGTTGTGGAGAGGATGTGGTTGGGGATGGGGCCGGCGTTGTGGCCCTGGACCGAGTCTTCCATATCGGCTGTTTCGTGTGTTTCACTTGCCGGGCGCAGCTCCGGGGTCAGCATTTTTATGCCGTGGAGAGGAGGGCGTATTGTGAGAGCTGCTATGTG GCCACCCTAGAGAAGTGCTCTACGTGCTCGGAGCCCATCCTGGACCGGATCCTGAGGGCTATGGGGAAGGCCTACCATCCTGGCTGCTTCACCTGCGTGGTGTGCCACCGAGGCCTGGATGGCATCCCCTTCACTGTGGATGCCACCAGCCAGATCCACTGTATTCAGGACTTCCACAG GAAGTTTGCCCCACGATGTTCCGTGTGTGGTGGGGCCATCATGCCTGAGCCAGGTCAGGAGGAGACCGTGAGAATCGTGGCCCTGGACCGAAGTTTTCACATTGGCTGTTATAAGTGTGAG GAGTGTGGGCTGCTGCTGTCCTCTGAGGGTGAGTGCCAAGGCTGCTACCCGCTGGATGGGCATATCTTGTGCAAGGCCTGCAGTGCCTGGCGAATCCAAGAGCTGTCGGCCACCGTCACCACCGACTGCTGA